GTTATCCATCACGCGCGTAAAGAGACAACCAGCCGATTTCTCGAGCTCCTCTatttttcagtttgtttttaaacCGACCTGTCACGTATAGGAGAAAacaagtaaatgaaaaatagcaTCGATATctatatccttttttttttatattttgcgTCTAGATTTATTGATTGATTGGCAAAGGCTTTACGTTTGAACATcttccaaagaaaaacaacccGTGCCTCCGCAGTGTTATGTGGCAATAGCGGATCGATAACAAAAAACCTTTCCATTAGCTTTGCAAAATTCAGGAACATCTTTCAAACAGAAACTCAACTGTCTTCACGACCTTTTGTTGCGACTAACGAGAACGCGCATAAATGATCCGCAAACCTCCCCCTTGGCTCCCTAGTTGACATTTCGCCATCCAACTTGTCAGATTCACTCGACAAATCACCGGTGTTGGTTTTTTGCTGCGTATTGTTTACTATTTATCAATGTCAACGGTTGTTGCCTGCGCCTATACCTTTCGTGATTGGAACAACATTTTAAAACAGTCGGAAATCGAATTGATCGGAAAAAGCAGTGCCAACTAATTTGATCACGTCGTAAAGCCTGTTTCGCACGTGAAATCAGCTTCGCATGCAAAACGAGAAGACCTTGCATCGGTTTTGGACATCTATTTGAAAACGGGCGACACCTCAGTTGTTTAGATGGATTCCCTGTCAGCGTATCCAgcggagaagaaaaaaatcgaatgCAACACGGCGTTGGTCTTGTATAGATTTTTCGGGCCCTGTTGGGGCTTCGCTTTTATTTCGGTTCCATCACTGTCTGTACGTATAATTCCGGCTCGCACGGATAGATAGACCAGTGTTGAATCTCTCGATGTGCGTAACGCGTGTTTATATAAAAACCAGTGGCTGACGGCTGAACCGTCACCGCCCAATGGGCTTTATTCCTTTCGTGATGAAATTACAACGACAACCCCCGCCATAAATGTTTATCGCGCGATCTAGTATGTCGCCTTTTTACTGATAAATACGTTACGTATGGTATTACGTAACAATAAGCTTCAAGAGCTGGAGAACTACTTGCTTCAAAGAGTATATACCGTCCTATAAAATGTCGGTATAATGCTAGACGATTCTGAGAATTTCCGCAATAGAGagaagtacaaaaaaaaaaagagaaatataaATTATACGATTGTTTAGGTCCCGCGTTGGTTCTTCCACGCGTGGGAAATAAAAAACGGGGGGAGGGGGTAAGCAGGAAGAGAGAGGCAATTAATAGTGGAATCGATAGCGATATATCGAAGAGTGGATGAAAGTGGCCCTATATATACTGTAGATATATAGGGCACAGAAGCTGAGAGCCACTGGCGGTTTCCGTGTGATGGATACgttccattttgaaaaaaaaaaaaaaaaaaagggggaaaggaAATCCGGAGTGACATTAAGTACTTGTAAGACGCGATCCGTGATTTCGATTGTCGGCAAGAGATTTCCGCTGCGTGATCCGCGTAAGGCGCTGCCGATTCTCGCAACAACACGCGCCGGACAAAAACATCCAATCGCATCTCACCGTGAAATCATTTGCACCGAAGACACGAGTGGTGATTgagtttctctttctttttttttaacgtattTCCCGTGAGTGTCAAAATGGCTAAATATTTACGCATGGGCTTATAAGACCCCATGATAAAATATTTGGTTTGgaatttaaagaaataaaaattctttaaaaaagaaaaagaaaaagagttcGATTTTATTGATTACAAAAGTAGGTAGGAGCTCGTAGGAGATACTCGAGTGCAAAACGTGAACGTGATTATCGATCGGCTCCCGCTCATCCACTTTCTTCGCGATGCGCAGGTCTTGTCCCGACTTTTTCTTTGGCTATCCGTTACGAATTCCCATATTCATTGGTCTGCTTTGTACGTTATATCAACCATCTCTTCATTGAAATACATGAAAGCCCAGGAAAAACGGAGAGTATTAGAAGTTTGAAAACAGTTCAATCATTCGTGAACGTGTCATcgctgtttttctttgtgcaGATGCCCACTTTAGTTACGCCGCGAAGTGTGTGCGCACAGAAACGTAAATCCCTGCTGCCCCATTTCAAAGAATGAACGCAGTCGATTTGTTTAGCTCCGTGTATGTTTAAGTCTACTCTCCCTGCATTCAATCATTCTATTTTTGTATACTGTGCATATAGTTATACGAACAATTGTTAAACAAATAGAATGTATAATGGATTTTCGAagcctttttgttttcgagCCAAAGTTTCATAACCCATTCGTTTAATGTTGACAATATCGGGAATGGCCACCGTcagcttgaaaaaaaaaataaaaacatttaaatgtTGGATTCTGTTTGACATAAAAGAACAAGATAAATAAACAAGGGAATAAAATATCAGATAGAAGAAACTGTCATAATTTATGCTGTTACTCTTTTATAGCTAAACAGCATTTCTGCCAAGACTTTCATGTTGCGCACGTAGCGCTTTCCACCCACCCCTCCCCCAAAAATAGTCTATACGTTCGTGCAAAAGTAATCAATTCGCGACGATCGATTACCTTTTACAGTTTTGGTCGATCCATTTCTATTTCGCATTTATAACCTTTCGCTTTGCCATGATTAAAGTCACATCCGGAAATAATCGAATCCAAACTCTGCCAACAGATGGAGTGTAAGAAGAAAATTCATTACATAGTAATTAACTATAggcaaatcaaaaaaaaaaagaatcggtAACAAACTCTAGGAGTGAAGGGGACAGTAAAACGTGCACGacataattaaaaaaaataataataaacgcCAGCGGGAATAGAAAATGAGGTGATGAAATTCGATGCGGCCCTACTATACGAGATAAGGTCACATTCATCTACGTCGATACCAACACGCAAGTAAAACATCGTCTGTAACGTTGTGAGGTTGCACAGGCCTTATTCGCCGAATGTTGTATGCAAATTCATCGCAGAAGCATCAATCTTAACATTTTGCTATCGAACGCATCGATTCATCTGATTTACCGAGCACGAAACACGAAGGGCAGCACTGAAAAAAGGCAATCAAGTTTATCTGCTGTGCATGTTTCACTCGAAACGCAATGGAAAATAAACCGTGCCAAACTATATTGCTATCTTTTATGGATGTTGTCTGCCTTTAATGGAGGCAAATGCATAGAACACAGAAGCCTTAGTTTCATTTTCTAGCGACCCTCTTTTAACGGCCACTAAAAATATAAGAGACAGCAAAACAGAGCAGGAGTAATGAAACGTCATGCGCAACGTACGTTCATTTCTAGATCACAGAGTCAATAACAAGAGCTCTTTTAAAGAACATCCAGCTGAAAGCTTTCCGACATCATCAACTGTAATCTTTTTGCAAAACGCAGATGTCAAGTCTACATCGctctattgtttttttttccaaatcattttaCGATGATTTGATTCGAATCTTAACATCGTTACctgttttttcccccccttacATTGCCCTCCCGCCACACACAGGAGCTTTTTTGATCCCGTTCTTCGTCATGCTCCTACTGGAAGGTATTCCGCTCTTCCTGGTCGAATTGGCGCTCGGACAGAAATTGCGTCAAGGTTCGCTCGGCGTTTGGAATATCATCCATCCGTGGCTGGGCGGTTTAGGTATCGCTTCCACCTTGGTGGCCTTTCTCGTTGGCCTCTACTACAACGTCATCATCACCTGGTGTTTTTACTACCTGTTCAACTCCTTCCAGGTAATGAAACATTGATTCAAAATAtatttgaaataaataaataatccGTGTCATTTTCTACGTAAGTCTCCGCTACCTTGGTCAACGTGTCCACTTGATTCGAATGGAACGGCTGTTAAAGAATGCACGGCGGCCACTGAGACGGCCTATTTCTGGTACCGGACTGCGCTGGACATTTCACCGAGTGTCGATCAACCAGAAGGCATCAAATGGTGGATGGCTCTGTGTCTCTTGTTGTCTTGGATCATCGTCTATTTCATCACGATGCGAGGCATCCAATCTTCCGGAAAAGTATACAGTATAACCTTATACAGCTTCTTATGCTATCGTGTGTTAGTAACAAGAAACGCAAACTAAAGTCGGTTAGTTTAAAGGCTTTAGTGAACTCGTGAAAAACAAAGTCTTGATCGAAGTTTAACGAATACTTAAGTATATATAGCTGATGCAATTAATAAACATTGCCATTTTTTATACGTAATACCGTGGCTTATTGTTGTACGGACCGCGGGATTTTCATCGTGTGTTTGTAAACAGGTCGTCTACTTTACAGCCCTCTTCCCCTACGCTGTTCTCACGATTTTCTTCATTCGGGGCATCACACTCAAGGGAGCCGGAGCCGGATTAGCCCACATGCTACAGCCTCAAGTAGGTTATCAACATCTTCTCCCTTTCCGCTTGCAAGTCGATGtacatttgatttttgtttcgaAAACCCATCAACATATTAATCAAGAGAAGTAAAGGTGTTCCAGGCAAATTGATATTTGACGATTAGTTACAGATTTCTTGTATTTGGACGAGAGTTTGAATCACCCAAGCACGTGTCGAAATGGAAAATGTGCTACATTCTTCTGCTAATTTGCATATATAGATGCATAAATTACTGGACCCGACCGTTTGGCTGGACGCGGCAACCCAGGTCTTCTATTCGTTCAACATTGGATTTGGTTCGCTGATCGCGTTCGGCAGTTACAATCCGCCGAGAAACAATTGCGTCAAAGATACTCTCATCCTGTCTGTTTGCAACGCAGCCACAGCCATTTACGCCAGTATCGTCATCTTCGCCATTCTTGGATTCAAAGCTGTTCGCTCGTACGACCTGTGCGTTCAACAGTGAGTACACATTTCATTTCCGCCTTTATTCAACCGGATACGGAATAATTATTTCCggttggttgttgttgttaattGCTTACATTTAAACAGCGACAAAGGATTGATTGGCGAAAGATTCCCCGGTCTCGTAGTCAATGGCAGCCTCTCAGATGAAGCATATGCAAATTTCCTGGAATTCCGCGAAGAATCGAAAGATTTGGGATTGCGAGGCTGTAATTTGGAAGCCATCATGAACGAGGTATACACAATCTTTCCTGTTAGTGAAATTACGATGTAGAGATAAAAATaaggaaactaaaaaaaaacaagttaaaCAAGTCAAACAACAGCAAATCAAAGCTTAAAAATGGGAaagcaaataaagaaaacggAAAGAAATGATTTATTCGTTGAAAATTAGGACCCTTTGTCGATTTTGTTTCATCCAATGTGCATACTATACTCCAAACACCACCTACGCACGTACACACACTCACACGGATGATTGAATTAACCTTTTCATTGCAATTTTGCTTGTTATTCAACAGTCGGTAGAGGGAACGGGCCTGGTTTTCATCGTCTTCACGCAAGCCATCGTCGAATTACCGGCGGCTCCCTTTTGGGCCATCCTCTTCTTTCTGATGCTATTGGCTCTTGGTGTTGGTTCGCAGATCGGCACTCTCGAAGGTGTCATCAGCACCGTCTTCGACATTCAAATAGTCCGAGGGGCCCGCAAAGAAGCCGTTTCCGGTACGAACTAGAACTCTCTGATTACGCGTAAAGCCGTTGCTTTTGTATCAAGTTATAACTACTTAACGTTCATCACTTCTTTTAGCCGCTGTGTGCATCATTAGTTACCTGATCGGCCTACTGTTCGTGACGGGATCGGGAGAATATTGGGTCAAGATCTTTGACTCGTTTGCTGGAACGACTGGCTTGATTTTTATCGCGCTGCTCGAATCGATTGCCGTCATGTACATCTACGGTCATCGAAAGTGAGCTGAATTTTATGTTTGGAAAGCGAAACAGCAATTCTTTTTATATAGTCAGGGCGTGGTACCTGCGGGCTCATATCGGCCTCGATTCCAATTGAAAGTTATAGTCAGACGTCAGTAGAAAATGTCCATCTAATTTGAACAGATTCTCGCAAGATATCCTGCAGATGACGGGCCACATGCCTGGACCTTATTGGCAAATTACTTGGCGTTTTGTTGGTCCCGTATTGATCAGCGTCTTGCTGGTGGCATCCATCATTTATCGTTCGTTCGACAAACCGGCCTACTATGCCTGGAATGCCGATGAGGTAAGAGAAAACGTGATAGgaatttgttttctaaattCTACAACTATACACCGCGTTATTTGTTTATAAAAGGGTAAGAGCTTGTTGACGCCCTATCCACAATGGGTGTTGATCGTTGGCGGTTTGCTGGCCACCCTGTCGGTCTTGCCCATTCCCGTTGTTTTCCTGCTGCGGCGCTTCCAATTCCATCGGCTCGATACGGATATTAACAAGGGCGTCATACGGCGAAACGAGACCACCATTTCTACCAAACAAATGATGACTGATGTCGACGTGAGCATTTATTCCTCTAGaatttctctatttctttGAGCAACGAGTGAGAGCCAACGTCATTCATATTCATAGGAGTACGGAGACAACGCCATTGaagaggaagacgaagaagaggCTTTGGGTCGCTTGGAAATGACGACGTCCAATCGGACATTTACCATTGGCCATCGAGATGAACACTGAAATGATTGGTGATGAATCACGAAATTCGCTTGTCGATATATTCTTTTAACTAAGGCGGTCTTGGGTTATATATTGAAATTTCAGTTGGGTGATTGATCTTCTTTCGTTTGTGACGAGACAATGAAGACAAATAGTTTTTTACGAGTAAGAGGGGTTGGGGGGGAAGGGTTGATAAAAATGAGTGTAGATTGTTTGTAAGATCCAATTGGTTAATAACGTCCATGCCTagatttcaaatgaaaacagaGATGTGAGTAATAGTTGATGATCTCATAACTTGATAAGCTTTCAAGAATGTCGCAAACTGCTGAGCAGCTAAGGAAGAAAACTTTTGGAAGAGAAGCGGCGCCGTGCGCCGAGCGTGAAAACTTATGAGTTTCCATTAAATTAATGGAGAaaggaaaagacaaaaaaatataacgaattaaaaaaaaaaaaaaaaatctttttaaaaaatccaagACCATTTCATTTTCTGCAAAGCCAGACGCAAACACTTATCGCTAAGGACAAATGAATTATCTATCAgatattttataaatttttttttttggttcgtcTCAACTTTCGAATATTTAAGAATAAGATGCAATAGTTTTATATGTTAATAGTTTCTTTGTCTTCAAAATGTATGGACACATATACACACAAGAGACAGCATATAAAGAGCACATTCCTTTACATATTTACATCCATCTTCTAAGTGCTGGCTCTGGGAAGTTTAcgtgtactttttttttttttggcaagtttaggcaacaaaaaaaaatgaccaAAGGAAATGGGAAACTATAACAGTTACTCATCGCAAATAGAATTAAGTAGTCCAACTTAatcgaaatgaaaaatataaaaccGGCCAAAAACAAAGCTAGATTTCATTCAATATTATCAAGACAGAAACTCATTTTTAATGGTCCCTATtggcagaagaaaaaatcacTCTTCACTTACGTTTTGCTTTGtttataaattgattgaaagaaacaaaaaaaaaattatctttgACTCTGTATATGTATGTCATCAATGTTGTTtcatgttttgaaaaaaaaaaaaaatgaagaaataaacaaagaatGAGCGGGAGAAAcattaaaacaaactgaaacaaaagaaaaaaacaaaatgtgaatatatatatatatactctTCTGAAAGCAACGTAATTTAGACAGGatgaaaaaattcgaaaagcAGAAATTCCAATAGGCAATCATTGTTTCGGAATCGTACCGATGAGTGAGTTTGGGTGTGTTTGTTTCAGTCATATAAAGGATAAtatgaagaaggaaaaaaaaataataataaagagtTAATAAAGAAATGCACTACACAATTAGCAAGGTCGATCATCGCCATCCACACAATCAACAATCAAGAGGAAACGTCAGTTGGCAGGTTACGAGACACGCTCACACAACCACCAGCGCATTCACATAACACACATAAAAAGTAAACAAGCGATTTTCACTAACTATAGTAGCTAACACCTTTgaactgtttcttttttttctgttttcttttctttcaatgaCGTAGCGAGAGGGGCagtatttcaaattttgacatCTTCAGGGGCATCTAAATTGGCCAGCGTCTTTTTAATACGAAGCGCTGTGAGACGTGCAGCTGCGTTGGCATACCAACATTCCTTCATCAACTGCGACATGGCCCGCAGTGTTTCGTAAGATTGCCAGCGATTGGGAATCGATGGCCGTTGTCGGTCAACGCAAACGACTTTGCGCATCTCTTCGATGGACGGGTCGGACGGGACGACATCGTAGAATGGCAGTTGATATTCGTCGATGATGCCTCCCATGTTGCAGCGCCGGGCAATCTCCCAATAAACGAGACCCAGCGCGTAAACATCTGCACGTTTAAATGAATCAAAATGGCTTGTGTTGATGGTTTCGTCGAGCACCTAGTCAATCGCAAAATAATGAAtttcagcattttttttaaatttcctttttccttttctcaaTCAAACGAACCTCAGGGGCCATGTATCGTTTGGTGCCCACTCTATGATTGAGCGCAATGTCAACTGTGTCGACGGTAGCATCGTAACGAACGGCAAGGCCCAGGTCACCAATGGCGCAGGTGCGATTGGCTTTAACCAAAACATTTTTGGATTTGAGATCTCGATGCGCGATAGCCGGTTTACCTATTACACCAACAAAATCAGATCCATTTCATTTCAAACGCACATTTGAGGAATCACACGACCGCGCGCCGCTGTTGACATGAAAAACGAAGACAAACCTTGCGTTCCGAGAATTTCCATGTGAAGGTGTGAGAGCCCAGTGGCGATGGAGAGAGCCATCCTCACCATGGTCGTGCTATCCACCGTTGTCCGGTTGAGGAAATCGAAGAGAGATCCATTTTCGTGATAGTCGGTGACCAACCATAACTGCGTCCAAGTTCCGTTATCTGCATATTTCACCGTATGGGCCAGTCATTAAAATTTCCATTCAATACATTGGGCGTCAAGTTATTTTTTAGAAATATCTatatacctttattatcgGCGGCGATAAAACCCAGGATGTTATCGTGTCGGAGCATAACCGTTTGGTAAATTTCAGCTTCGCGGAACCACGAGCGCTCCTCGCGCGAGGAGAAGATTTTGACGGCCACATTCTCACCGCGCCACCGTCCACGCCACACCTGTTCGATTCAATGTTCAATATTTAGCATGTTATTATTCTTGATCTCCTCATTTTATCTTTGCTAATATAAGCATACCTCTCCGAATCTGCCTTTGCCGATAATGTCCATCAATTGAATTTGGCGCGCTATACTACGCTGGACTAGTAGAGGCAAACCCGAACCGGAGCCACTAGTGGTCATTTCAATAATGTCTCTAAGACACGCGGCTCCCACTCCATTGTGGCCTGTaaaaatgcaaacaaaaaatgtaaaaaataatgCCAGTCTGGTTGGAAATGTCATTGAAACTTACCGAGAATGGGCATATCGGCAGAATCCATATTGTGCTCCATGTCGACTACACGTCGGTTGATCATTCGTCTTCGCTTCTGATGCCTCACGCTAAGCAAGATCATGACGAGTACTATGCCTACGGCTAACGGAATTCCGATAATGAGGGCAGTCTCCCACGTTCCAGACACGAACCAGATCGAATCGCCGCTCTCCGGATCTGCTGACCGAACAACGGAAATGAACACAATTCAATATCACTCACATCCCAACTCGACCGCAGTAAAGATCGAAAtttgagaaaataaaagagatcaatttaaaaaaaaaaacgggttttTATCGAAGAGGAACGGGGTGTGGGGTAAGAGTGGAGGAAAAGACCTTCTACGGAGATCAAGGTGTGACTGGTTATGTGTTGGACATTCCGGCAGAAATCTTGGCGGCAGCATGCCACAATGAATGGATTGCCTTCTTCGTCAAAGTATTTGGTCATGGCGTCATCGTCGTCACTGCCGACGCCGCACCAGATGTTGGCGTCGACCGATTCCAGGCAGCTGCAACGCATTTCGTGGCCGTGATTGGCGACAAGGTGGGGAAACAGGTAGGCAAACAGGAAAGCGGATACAAATGGAATGATGTTTGGGTTCAGACAGAACACAGAAGGCAGATATGAAAAAATTAGGaaacaagcaaacaaacaTAATACGTGCTGttagttttgtgtgtgtgtgttttaattatattattataGAAATCATAGTAAAACGAGCAGTGTTAATAATGTTAAAtgatcttttaaaaaataaaaaggttgagaacaaaattagTAGGCGTGGTTAGAACAAACTTATTGTAATGATCAATCATACTCACCTGTTTCGTACAACATAACCAAATGAAAGCAAATGGTGTAGGCGAGAACTACTAAACTAAACTTCACAATGTTTTCaataaccaaaataaaaagccaTGAAACCCAATAGAGAAAAGCACACAAAACATGAAACccccaaagaaaaaccaaacccAGGTAAAAATGAAGCACTTTTTGTTTCgaataaagaagaagataatATCCCATTAGAAGAGCAGGGACGAAGAGGTATCAAGAGACAACTGCGTCCTGCTGCTAGGCAAAGTTTACCTGTGTTGTTGTGGACGTGCAGTATGGGCTTCAGATCACGGTTGCACAAGTCGTAGTCCTTGCAGCATCCCACGATAAATGTATCGTTCAGAGGACGGGAGTAGTGACACATGATTGGATTCTCGGGTGGATACAGCATCGCTCGGTCCAAGCATCTATTTTATCAATTGCGAATGCGCACGAACGGCCCCcaataaaaacacaacaaatcACAAAATGTGGTGGAGgaaggtaaacaaaaaaaaaatgttagaaaaagaaataaacatcAGCGGATTCCCGGGGAAATTAAGACATACACATTGATGCGTGATACATAAACACTTGGCGAAGGGTAACAGTCAGTTGACTTAACTAATCGGGCGGCCATTTCTATAAATAGGTTGACAATCGCAATCAACACTAGTGCCCACCATTGAACCAATAGGTAGTTTGACTTGTCGGGTCCAAATgttccaaataaaaaagaaagaaaaaaaccaacacaCTGAATAGATGTTCGGTGTGTGGAAAGCAGCACAGCACACACATGCTCACACTATATTACCTGTTTTCCGTATCCTATTATGCAGAATATCTCATTAAATGTGCGTCAAGCAAAAAGTTTGGTTTGAAACCTGTGATCCTTTAgaagtttatttttatgtcTTATGGGGGATTTTTCTTCCTGAAATCTCGTGCAATTTTGTTGCAAGCACAAGCCAGGtggacagagagagagaaaaggttGGATATAGGAAGTGAGTTAGCAAAAAATATCGGGACAGTTTtgttcctttctttctttttctggagGTGGAATACACTCACCCGAACGGGAAGCGAGAGTGGGCACGTATTCTACGTTGCATAAATCACGGTGTCGGCAGCATTGGACGACCATTTGAAAGCGGTCAGAAGGGCCCGAGCCGGATGGCTGGCATAAAATTGGATTCTCCGGGGGAAACGATTGCCATTGAGGAAGGCATCTTCTCGAAAGAGACGTTTTTAAACACAAAGAAGTGGATAAAAACCAAAGACAATGAAAGACTAGAAATTGAGAGGGAAGGAAACAGCAGCTGTCGCAGATGGAAGTGAGCGACTGACAGTAAACAAAAGCAGCTGGTATGAtggtcttttcttttcctctaaCAACTTTAAGCCCACTATCTTCATTTGGTGCTGTGCTGATATCTTCTAAGGACAACATGGAGGATCCCAACAAGTCAAACAAGCAGATAACTTACCATCGTATTGAATTGAATTAACTGTTTAACGCTACAATTCTACTTTAGAGCCACAGACTTTAGGATGCAAAATTGCATACCTGTAGGCATGAATCAAGGCTCCAGTTTTCCGGTTTAATGAAGTTGAGGTGAAGCAAAAACCATCGGTTTCACACGTGTAGTTGGTCTCCACAGTGCATATATCACAATGGCATTTGAGGGCTGGATTAAAGGTGTAAAGAAAATTGGTTAGACAATCAATTAACAGGTCCGAAATAAATCAAATACCTAACGCCATTTCCCAGCAGCTCAGAGCAACAACCAATGCAAAATATATTCTGCCACCAACCATTTTGATTTGGATAAATGTTGAACGCGGATATACAGGAACTCAAGGAACGAAGatgaaataattttaaattcgGACTGCGTAGAGACAGAAAACGATTACGCTCCGCCCAGTCTAGCCATTCCAGACATGGCTGTCTGGAATGAAACCATCGAACATATACGAcactaaaaggaaaaatgaagaaattttCACACAGGTAACTGGGAAATAACAAACGGTAATTCTATCGTTTGTTGTAATTGACGGTAGCAACAATGTCCGCTGGTAACAGTATTGATCAGTGAAGGTTAAAGCAGTCGATAACAATACAGCAACGCACACAGGAATAGGAT
This genomic interval from Daphnia magna isolate NIES linkage group LG8, ASM2063170v1.1, whole genome shotgun sequence contains the following:
- the LOC116929430 gene encoding sodium- and chloride-dependent transporter XTRP3, producing the protein MSTTVKSRTPTKELARSGGADDDSGQEMMFLNGSDTVTTSSGDNQSLRPIPRALAAEAGPSRSHPPVAVGLPKSVVNDAVLQVAESLPERQKWDNKLQFMLSAIGYSVGLGNVWRFPYLVQQNGGGAFLIPFFVMLLLEGIPLFLVELALGQKLRQGSLGVWNIIHPWLGGLGIASTLVAFLVGLYYNVIITWCFYYLFNSFQSPLPWSTCPLDSNGTAVKECTAATETAYFWYRTALDISPSVDQPEGIKWWMALCLLLSWIIVYFITMRGIQSSGKVVYFTALFPYAVLTIFFIRGITLKGAGAGLAHMLQPQMHKLLDPTVWLDAATQVFYSFNIGFGSLIAFGSYNPPRNNCVKDTLILSVCNAATAIYASIVIFAILGFKAVRSYDLCVQHDKGLIGERFPGLVVNGSLSDEAYANFLEFREESKDLGLRGCNLEAIMNESVEGTGLVFIVFTQAIVELPAAPFWAILFFLMLLALGVGSQIGTLEGVISTVFDIQIVRGARKEAVSAAVCIISYLIGLLFVTGSGEYWVKIFDSFAGTTGLIFIALLESIAVMYIYGHRKFSQDILQMTGHMPGPYWQITWRFVGPVLISVLLVASIIYRSFDKPAYYAWNADEGKSLLTPYPQWVLIVGGLLATLSVLPIPVVFLLRRFQFHRLDTDINKGVIRRNETTISTKQMMTDVDEYGDNAIEEEDEEEALGRLEMTTSNRTFTIGHRDEH